The following proteins are encoded in a genomic region of Microbacterium sp. NC79:
- a CDS encoding tetratricopeptide repeat protein: protein MPLDDELDRIFATRDRDNMQPTIDALLPLYASNPGNARVLYELGGAYDTDGQEEVARGFYERSLAAGLEGDLLRRCYVQYGSTLRNVGEYEKSREIFSTARSRFPDSPSLGAFEAITLHAAGDLDEAIATLLDVLVEFVRTPDIERYKPAISGNAAYIRSLDEKS from the coding sequence ATGCCTTTAGACGATGAGCTCGACCGGATCTTCGCCACCAGAGACCGGGATAACATGCAGCCGACCATCGATGCGTTGCTTCCGCTCTACGCGTCCAACCCGGGGAACGCGCGTGTGCTCTACGAGTTAGGCGGGGCATATGACACTGATGGCCAGGAAGAAGTAGCCCGGGGTTTCTACGAACGTTCGCTCGCTGCTGGATTGGAGGGTGACCTGCTCCGCCGCTGCTACGTGCAGTACGGCTCAACCCTGAGGAACGTGGGCGAATACGAGAAGTCCCGTGAGATCTTCTCAACTGCCCGGAGCCGGTTCCCAGACTCACCTTCGCTGGGCGCTTTTGAGGCAATCACGCTCCATGCCGCAGGCGACCTAGATGAGGCCATCGCGACGCTGCTGGACGTACTGGTGGAGTTCGTCCGCACACCGGACATTGAACGGTACAAACCTGCGATCAGCGGGAACGCGGCCTATATCCGCTCGCTGGATGAAAAGAGTTAG
- a CDS encoding tetratricopeptide repeat protein, whose product MCISVHIQLASSPRHIGAVDEAVSILEVESPSGVDDDARQAFLALALFDAGRHGDALPTALLALIPTLDGYRMALTEYAEELPSGPIVGQR is encoded by the coding sequence GTGTGCATCAGCGTGCATATCCAGCTAGCCAGCTCGCCACGCCACATCGGAGCTGTGGACGAAGCCGTTTCGATCCTCGAAGTGGAGTCCCCCAGTGGCGTGGACGACGACGCACGGCAGGCATTCCTCGCTCTGGCGTTGTTCGACGCGGGTCGGCACGGCGACGCCTTACCAACGGCGTTGCTCGCACTCATTCCGACACTCGATGGCTACCGAATGGCCCTCACAGAGTATGCAGAAGAGCTGCCGTCAGGTCCCATCGTCGGACAACGGTGA
- a CDS encoding cupin domain-containing protein translates to MRKTVDLRFGSTLMSKRMEGTDGTEFPRHTASLESALVMLTGSCTITLPDGVHDLQPGDTFIVPADVVHHIVGTPAFTAIHIMPKDIRFNFAV, encoded by the coding sequence ATGCGCAAGACCGTTGATCTACGTTTCGGCTCGACACTTATGAGCAAGCGGATGGAGGGCACTGACGGCACTGAGTTTCCGCGGCACACTGCTTCGCTCGAGTCAGCACTCGTCATGCTGACCGGCTCGTGCACGATCACCCTGCCTGATGGCGTTCACGACCTCCAGCCCGGCGACACCTTCATTGTGCCGGCCGATGTTGTGCACCACATCGTCGGAACGCCCGCGTTCACAGCCATCCACATCATGCCGAAAGACATTCGCTTCAACTTCGCCGTGTGA
- a CDS encoding YciI family protein: protein MTQYIIYFNQTWVGDHSEEWFISRGPLANAVVDEIKAAGAYVFAAGVDEDMASAYSADATSGELVVTDGPFTSPDARIGGLTIIDVADDETAKMWGGKIAEACGWPQEVRRVY, encoded by the coding sequence ATGACGCAGTACATCATCTATTTCAACCAGACCTGGGTTGGCGATCACTCCGAGGAGTGGTTTATCTCGCGTGGGCCGCTCGCCAACGCCGTCGTCGATGAGATCAAGGCCGCCGGCGCCTACGTTTTCGCAGCCGGTGTTGATGAAGACATGGCGAGCGCATACAGCGCCGACGCCACGAGCGGCGAACTGGTCGTCACCGACGGGCCGTTCACCTCCCCGGACGCGCGGATCGGTGGGCTGACGATCATCGACGTCGCAGACGATGAGACGGCAAAAATGTGGGGAGGAAAAATCGCCGAAGCGTGCGGCTGGCCCCAGGAAGTTCGCCGCGTCTACTGA
- a CDS encoding MFS transporter yields MKRRFSRRRISPQETTVAAILAALIFLVAFNLRPALTSVGPLLPRIGADLAVNEGVLGLLGALPLLAFATVSPFVHYPARRFGLERTLLVALFLLAVGILIRSFAGTAGLWIGTIVIGSAIAVGNVVVPTIVKRDYPRHISLATGIYSACIAVTASTASAIAVPTSLGWGWRGALALWAVPAVLVAMLWIARARTDVPLAAPSNTNLHARGNVWTQGMAWLVAAFMGLQSLTFYFMITWLPTIETANGVPPAQAGFHLFLYQIVGIVAGLAIPRLMRRPDSQVAAAVTVTVPTLVGVAGFLLLPELGVVWAIVMGLGSGASLVVALTLMSLRGRTQHETTQLSGMAQSVGYLLAAGGPAVAGILAEATGAWHAPLIMLGVFGTLQLIVAIFVGRPPRP; encoded by the coding sequence ATGAAACGACGTTTTTCGCGTCGTCGCATTTCGCCGCAAGAGACCACAGTCGCAGCGATCCTCGCCGCACTGATTTTTCTTGTGGCCTTCAATCTGCGTCCAGCGTTGACCTCAGTGGGCCCGTTGCTCCCACGAATCGGCGCTGATCTCGCGGTCAATGAAGGCGTGCTGGGGCTCCTCGGCGCCCTACCCCTCCTGGCATTTGCGACGGTGTCGCCGTTCGTGCACTACCCGGCCCGCCGGTTCGGTTTGGAACGCACGCTCCTGGTAGCGCTTTTCCTTCTTGCCGTCGGCATTCTCATCCGTTCTTTCGCGGGTACGGCAGGCCTGTGGATCGGAACCATCGTTATTGGTTCCGCGATCGCCGTCGGCAACGTCGTGGTTCCGACGATCGTTAAGCGCGACTACCCGCGCCATATCTCTCTCGCCACCGGCATCTACTCGGCATGTATCGCCGTGACCGCATCGACAGCATCGGCGATCGCGGTGCCAACCTCACTGGGCTGGGGCTGGCGCGGAGCTCTCGCGCTCTGGGCGGTGCCGGCCGTGCTCGTCGCGATGTTGTGGATCGCGCGGGCGCGCACCGATGTTCCGCTCGCCGCACCCAGCAACACGAACCTGCACGCGCGCGGAAACGTGTGGACGCAGGGTATGGCGTGGCTGGTTGCTGCCTTCATGGGCTTGCAGTCGCTGACGTTCTACTTCATGATCACGTGGCTACCGACGATCGAAACGGCCAACGGCGTGCCGCCAGCGCAAGCGGGTTTTCACCTTTTCCTGTATCAAATCGTCGGCATCGTGGCGGGGCTCGCGATCCCGCGGCTGATGCGCCGCCCTGACAGCCAGGTCGCGGCCGCCGTCACCGTCACAGTGCCGACGCTCGTCGGCGTCGCGGGCTTCCTCCTACTACCCGAGCTGGGTGTCGTGTGGGCGATCGTGATGGGGCTGGGATCGGGGGCGAGCCTCGTAGTCGCCCTCACCCTGATGAGCCTGCGCGGGCGCACGCAACACGAAACGACGCAGCTATCTGGCATGGCGCAAAGCGTCGGGTATCTGCTCGCCGCGGGTGGCCCCGCCGTTGCCGGTATCCTCGCCGAAGCAACAGGGGCCTGGCATGCGCCGCTCATCATGCTCGGCGTCTTCGGCACGCTGCAGCTGATCGTTGCCATCTTTGTTGGCAGACCCCCACGCCCATAA
- a CDS encoding HEAT repeat domain-containing protein, which translates to MSRHSAASSPVPVELSPERRLAAAVERYGQRDVVTLALSLLAGNHESEEFLLYVGGAHAQGILDGAPVLYWPELWGARALLHVWDDSVIDDSARALMIGALSNSAWRVREMAARLVAARNLAATTKLVALLGDEVPRVRAAAATALSTLGSADHIDALRALLKDPEIEVRRATQRSLDALRKRTAKN; encoded by the coding sequence GTGTCCCGTCATTCTGCAGCCAGCTCACCCGTACCCGTCGAACTTTCTCCCGAGCGCCGGCTGGCCGCCGCCGTTGAGCGCTATGGACAGCGCGATGTGGTGACGCTCGCGCTGTCGCTACTCGCTGGTAACCATGAGAGCGAAGAGTTCTTGCTCTACGTTGGCGGTGCGCATGCGCAGGGCATTCTTGACGGTGCCCCGGTGCTGTACTGGCCCGAACTCTGGGGTGCTCGCGCCCTGCTGCACGTCTGGGACGACTCGGTTATTGATGACAGCGCTCGGGCGTTGATGATCGGTGCGCTCAGCAACTCGGCGTGGCGCGTGCGCGAGATGGCCGCGCGTCTTGTCGCGGCTCGTAACCTTGCGGCCACCACCAAGCTTGTGGCGCTGCTCGGCGACGAGGTTCCACGTGTGCGGGCCGCCGCCGCCACCGCACTCAGCACCCTAGGTTCCGCTGACCACATCGACGCCCTGCGCGCACTTCTCAAAGACCCCGAAATCGAGGTGCGCCGCGCGACGCAGCGCAGTCTGGATGCACTGCGCAAGCGCACCGCGAAGAACTGA
- the arfB gene encoding alternative ribosome rescue aminoacyl-tRNA hydrolase ArfB, with product MDDLRVLPGPGAPRGLTIAAHELDERFSRSSGPGGQGVNTTDSRVQLSFDIGTTTALDETQRARVLRQLQPRLSGTVLTISAEEHRSQRQNRVAARTRLADSLREALVPEVSRRATRPTHGSRRRRLAEKHQRGETKAQRRRPSAHD from the coding sequence GTGGATGATCTGCGAGTACTTCCCGGCCCCGGTGCGCCGCGCGGTCTCACGATTGCCGCGCACGAGCTGGATGAGCGCTTTTCGCGATCTTCCGGGCCCGGCGGTCAGGGCGTGAACACCACCGACTCTCGGGTGCAGCTGAGCTTCGACATCGGAACCACGACAGCGTTGGATGAGACGCAGCGTGCTCGGGTGTTACGCCAGCTGCAGCCGCGGCTGTCGGGCACGGTGCTCACGATCAGCGCTGAAGAGCATCGCTCGCAGCGCCAAAACCGCGTCGCCGCCCGCACACGTCTGGCAGACTCCCTTCGCGAAGCGCTGGTTCCCGAAGTTTCACGCCGTGCGACACGGCCAACTCATGGTTCCCGTCGTCGACGGCTGGCCGAAAAGCATCAGCGCGGCGAGACGAAGGCTCAGCGGCGACGCCCCTCAGCCCACGATTAG
- a CDS encoding ABC-F family ATP-binding cassette domain-containing protein, which yields MTATLVARGIAGGHGHRTLFTDLDLTVSPGDVVGVVGVNGAGKSTLLRLLAGVAEPQAGTVSLAPADAFVGWLPQEHERVAGETVEAYIGRRTGCAAATAEMDAAAAALADPALAIDGIDPADAYSNALERWLASGAADLEERIPAVLAELGLSFGDAGAGAALMTSLSGGQAARVGLAALLLSRFDVVLLDEPTNDLDLDGLERLEAFVQGLRGGVVLVSHDREFLARCVTRVLELDLAQNSNRIYGGGYDSYLEERATLRRHAREKYDEFADKKADLVSRARVQREWSSQGVRNAMKKAPDSDKLRRKASTESSEKQAQKVRQMESRIARLDEVDEPRKEWQLQFEIAAAPRSGSVVSTLNEAVIQQGSFVLGPVSLQVNGGDRIGITGPNGAGKSTLLRMLLGHRAPDAGSAALGSNVQIGEIDQARSLLVGPEPLATVFEGLVPEMAADEVRTLLAKFGLKADHVTRPVDGLSPGERTRAGLALLQARGVNLLVLDEPTNHLDLAAIEQLETALESYDGTLLLVTHDRRMLDTVRTNRRWRVEAGRVTEW from the coding sequence ATGACCGCAACACTCGTCGCCCGGGGTATCGCCGGTGGCCATGGCCACCGCACGCTATTTACTGATCTCGATCTCACCGTCTCGCCGGGCGATGTTGTGGGAGTCGTCGGCGTGAACGGCGCAGGAAAATCAACGCTATTGCGCCTGCTTGCCGGTGTTGCCGAGCCGCAAGCCGGAACCGTTTCGCTGGCACCAGCAGACGCATTCGTCGGCTGGCTCCCGCAGGAGCATGAGCGCGTGGCCGGTGAGACCGTCGAGGCGTATATCGGCCGGCGCACCGGATGTGCGGCGGCGACCGCGGAGATGGATGCGGCGGCCGCAGCGCTCGCCGACCCCGCGCTTGCGATCGACGGTATTGACCCCGCCGATGCGTACTCGAACGCGCTCGAGCGGTGGCTTGCCAGCGGGGCGGCTGACCTTGAAGAGCGCATTCCTGCCGTGCTCGCTGAACTGGGGCTGTCGTTCGGTGATGCCGGTGCTGGTGCTGCGCTGATGACGTCGCTGTCCGGCGGTCAAGCCGCTCGAGTCGGGCTGGCAGCACTCTTACTGTCGCGGTTCGACGTTGTGCTGCTGGATGAGCCGACAAACGACCTTGACCTCGATGGCCTCGAACGGCTCGAAGCGTTTGTGCAGGGGCTGCGTGGTGGCGTGGTGTTGGTCAGTCACGACCGTGAGTTTCTCGCGCGGTGCGTGACGCGCGTGCTCGAACTTGACCTCGCGCAAAACTCCAACCGCATCTACGGCGGCGGCTACGACTCCTATCTGGAAGAGCGGGCCACCCTGCGCCGTCATGCCCGCGAAAAGTACGACGAGTTCGCGGACAAGAAGGCCGACCTCGTTTCGCGCGCCCGGGTGCAACGCGAATGGTCAAGTCAGGGTGTGCGCAACGCGATGAAGAAGGCGCCAGACAGTGACAAGCTGCGCCGCAAAGCATCGACCGAGTCCAGCGAAAAGCAGGCACAGAAGGTGCGGCAAATGGAGAGCCGCATCGCGCGGCTCGACGAGGTCGACGAGCCGCGAAAGGAATGGCAACTGCAGTTTGAAATCGCCGCAGCGCCGCGCTCTGGTTCCGTTGTCTCCACCCTCAACGAAGCCGTCATCCAGCAGGGCTCTTTCGTGCTCGGCCCCGTCTCACTGCAGGTGAATGGTGGCGATCGCATCGGCATCACCGGGCCAAACGGCGCCGGAAAGTCGACGCTTCTGCGCATGCTCCTTGGGCACCGCGCGCCCGACGCCGGTAGCGCAGCCCTGGGTTCCAACGTTCAGATTGGCGAGATCGATCAGGCGCGGTCGTTGCTAGTCGGCCCGGAACCATTGGCCACGGTTTTTGAAGGACTCGTCCCCGAGATGGCGGCAGACGAAGTGCGCACGCTGCTGGCAAAGTTCGGTCTGAAGGCCGATCACGTCACGCGGCCCGTTGACGGGCTTTCACCGGGGGAGCGCACCCGTGCGGGGCTTGCTCTATTGCAAGCGCGCGGCGTCAACCTACTCGTGCTCGATGAGCCCACGAACCACCTTGATCTGGCCGCAATTGAGCAGTTGGAGACGGCCCTCGAGTCATACGACGGCACGCTTCTGCTGGTGACGCACGACCGCCGCATGCTCGACACCGTGCGCACGAACCGCCGATGGCGCGTTGAAGCGGGGCGCGTCACTGAGTGGTGA
- a CDS encoding NADP-dependent oxidoreductase: protein MPTPATMRTSIQHSLGGPEVLEIITVARPEPRPNEILVRVHAAGLNPTDFKHRAAKRFVEDPPFTLGWDVSGVVEAVGVGVARFTVGDEVIAMLPYPYGHGSHADYVSAPARLFVTKPASVDHVQAGALPLVSLTAWQALVEYADVQPGQRVLIHAAAGGVGHVAVQIAKARGAYVIGTASAAKHDFLRSLGADETIDYQTQDFAELAHDIDVVLDTLGGEIGLRSLRTLRPGGIVVSIVPLGSDDFYRDADELGVRAVRMLVDSSRSNLVSIAELVDAGKLRATIAATFPLEHLADAHRLGETGRTAGKIVITMV, encoded by the coding sequence ATGCCTACGCCTGCAACCATGCGCACTTCGATTCAGCATTCGCTTGGTGGTCCCGAGGTTCTCGAGATCATTACTGTCGCGCGCCCCGAGCCGCGACCCAACGAGATTCTCGTGCGGGTTCATGCTGCGGGTCTCAATCCAACGGACTTCAAGCACCGTGCGGCGAAGCGTTTTGTCGAAGACCCGCCTTTCACGCTGGGGTGGGATGTCTCAGGCGTCGTGGAAGCCGTCGGCGTTGGTGTTGCCCGATTTACCGTCGGCGATGAGGTCATCGCAATGTTGCCATACCCGTACGGGCATGGTTCGCACGCCGATTATGTATCGGCTCCTGCGCGCTTGTTTGTCACGAAGCCCGCGTCTGTCGATCATGTGCAGGCGGGCGCCCTTCCCCTCGTTTCTCTGACCGCGTGGCAAGCACTCGTCGAATATGCAGATGTTCAGCCCGGGCAGCGCGTGCTGATTCATGCGGCGGCTGGTGGCGTGGGCCACGTTGCCGTGCAGATCGCGAAGGCGCGGGGTGCGTACGTGATCGGAACCGCGAGTGCGGCAAAGCACGATTTCTTGCGCAGTTTGGGTGCTGACGAAACGATCGACTATCAAACGCAAGACTTTGCTGAGCTCGCGCACGATATCGATGTCGTGCTTGACACTCTCGGCGGCGAGATCGGGTTGCGTTCGCTGCGCACCCTCCGCCCCGGTGGCATCGTTGTCTCGATCGTGCCTCTTGGTTCCGACGATTTCTACCGCGATGCCGATGAGCTCGGCGTGCGCGCGGTGCGGATGCTGGTGGATTCGTCACGCAGCAATCTCGTCTCGATTGCTGAACTCGTCGATGCCGGAAAATTGCGCGCGACGATTGCCGCGACTTTCCCGCTTGAGCACCTTGCCGACGCGCACCGACTGGGCGAGACGGGCCGCACCGCAGGCAAGATCGTCATCACGATGGTTTAG
- a CDS encoding heavy metal translocating P-type ATPase, producing the protein MRIVKSYPWVIATLVALVATLVLEWIDASSAARWVATIFAVAVIARVSVGMVKDLLRGHWGIDILALTAIVSTILVGEYIAALIVCLMLTGGEALEDYASNRAKRSLSALLERAPQVAHVVDATGNARDIPLDEVAIGDRLLVRPAEVVPVDGTMTAGAGESNQRADFDESSLTGESLPVTKGVGDSIMSGSLNGQRAVIIEATATAQDSQYARILDLVREASESRAPMVRLADRYAVPFTAVALLIAGIAWWVSGDPVRFAEVLVVATPCPLLIAAPVAFLGGMSRAAKAGVIVKSGGTLETLANIKTAGFDKTGTLTYGRPELLRIQPAHAGISSDDLLQLAASAEQYSVHVLAESIKVEALKRGFSLTTAADAKEEATNGVTAHLEDKLVIVGKRAYVAEHTTGVTTAELSPGESAVYVGIDGAFAGTLILSDKLRENAGATLDALTRWGVERRMMLTGDAAATATYIAHQAGIDEVHADLLPADKVRLLMDAQPKPVLMVGDGVNDAPVLASADVGIAMGARGATAASETADVVILKDDISQVVTAVAVGHRTMRVAKESIWAGIVLSVVLMLVAAFGVIPAVIGALLQEVVDVVSILNSLRAMRPGSKEPKVVPAAAAPAVLSARGV; encoded by the coding sequence GTGCGCATTGTGAAGTCGTATCCGTGGGTCATCGCGACACTTGTGGCGCTGGTGGCGACGCTGGTTCTCGAGTGGATAGACGCAAGTAGCGCCGCACGCTGGGTCGCCACGATTTTCGCTGTTGCGGTCATCGCGCGGGTGTCTGTCGGCATGGTGAAAGACCTGTTGCGCGGCCACTGGGGCATCGACATCCTCGCGCTGACGGCAATCGTTTCGACCATTCTCGTGGGGGAATATATTGCCGCGCTCATCGTGTGCCTTATGCTCACCGGCGGTGAAGCGCTCGAAGATTACGCCTCCAACCGCGCCAAGCGCAGCCTCTCGGCGCTCCTCGAACGTGCCCCGCAAGTCGCGCACGTGGTGGATGCGACGGGGAACGCCCGCGATATTCCGCTCGACGAGGTCGCGATTGGGGATCGCCTGTTGGTGCGCCCTGCGGAAGTGGTACCGGTTGACGGAACCATGACAGCTGGCGCAGGCGAGAGTAACCAGCGCGCCGACTTTGACGAGTCTTCCCTCACCGGTGAATCACTTCCGGTGACGAAGGGTGTCGGCGACAGCATCATGTCTGGCTCTCTCAACGGCCAGCGAGCTGTCATCATCGAGGCCACTGCAACTGCGCAAGACTCGCAATATGCACGCATCCTCGATCTCGTGCGCGAAGCCTCCGAGTCGCGCGCCCCGATGGTGCGTCTCGCTGACCGTTATGCGGTTCCGTTCACCGCCGTTGCTCTGCTGATCGCGGGCATCGCGTGGTGGGTATCTGGCGACCCGGTTCGGTTTGCCGAGGTGTTGGTTGTTGCCACCCCGTGCCCGCTCTTGATCGCTGCGCCCGTGGCTTTCCTTGGCGGCATGTCGCGAGCCGCAAAGGCGGGGGTCATCGTGAAATCGGGCGGAACCTTGGAGACACTGGCGAACATCAAGACCGCGGGCTTCGACAAGACCGGAACCCTGACGTACGGTCGCCCAGAGCTGCTGCGCATCCAGCCCGCTCACGCCGGCATATCGAGCGATGATTTGCTGCAGCTCGCGGCATCTGCCGAGCAGTACTCCGTGCACGTGCTGGCGGAATCGATCAAGGTAGAGGCGCTCAAGCGCGGCTTCTCATTGACGACGGCGGCGGATGCCAAAGAGGAAGCCACGAATGGCGTCACCGCACATCTTGAAGACAAACTCGTGATCGTCGGCAAGCGTGCTTACGTTGCCGAACACACCACGGGCGTGACGACCGCTGAGCTGTCGCCGGGGGAGTCGGCCGTCTATGTCGGTATCGACGGGGCGTTTGCTGGCACCCTGATTTTGTCTGACAAGCTGCGCGAGAACGCTGGCGCGACCCTGGACGCCTTGACGCGATGGGGCGTCGAGCGCCGCATGATGCTGACCGGCGACGCTGCCGCGACGGCGACGTACATCGCTCACCAGGCGGGCATCGACGAAGTCCACGCCGATCTGTTGCCGGCCGACAAGGTGCGACTGCTCATGGATGCTCAGCCCAAACCGGTCCTTATGGTTGGTGATGGTGTGAACGACGCGCCGGTCTTGGCCTCAGCAGACGTCGGGATCGCGATGGGTGCGCGCGGCGCAACGGCGGCATCGGAGACGGCCGACGTTGTCATTCTGAAGGATGACATTTCGCAGGTGGTCACCGCTGTCGCGGTCGGTCATCGCACGATGCGCGTCGCTAAAGAGTCGATTTGGGCCGGCATCGTTTTGTCAGTTGTCCTGATGCTGGTCGCGGCTTTCGGTGTGATTCCCGCCGTGATCGGCGCGCTGCTGCAGGAGGTCGTCGATGTGGTGTCGATCCTCAACTCGCTACGCGCGATGCGCCCAGGATCCAAAGAGCCGAAAGTTGTCCCTGCGGCAGCCGCGCCCGCCGTGCTCAGCGCTCGTGGCGTGTAA
- a CDS encoding 1-acyl-sn-glycerol-3-phosphate acyltransferase: MTRFLARVYWSLSRWKLVTRPAPDRPTILLGAPHTSNWDFVLMLAISWRLRIDVRWLGKDSLFTGWRGPIMRKLGGIPVDRKNPAGLVDEVVSRIKSGEVFSLVVTPDGTRKGHSYWKSGFYRIARETGMPVTLGYVDRTTMTTGLGPTLELTGDLPADMDKIRAFYADKSGLRPEHRVEPRLREELAPEAAVTPETSTPEAAAPETAESAP, from the coding sequence ATGACCCGATTCCTTGCGCGCGTGTACTGGTCGTTGTCACGGTGGAAGCTTGTGACGCGCCCCGCCCCCGACCGCCCGACCATTCTGCTGGGCGCTCCGCACACGTCGAACTGGGATTTCGTTCTCATGCTCGCGATCTCTTGGCGGCTGCGCATCGATGTGCGCTGGCTCGGCAAAGACAGCCTGTTCACGGGCTGGCGCGGGCCGATCATGCGAAAGCTCGGCGGCATTCCGGTCGACCGGAAGAATCCCGCTGGCCTCGTCGATGAGGTTGTTTCTCGTATCAAGTCCGGTGAAGTCTTCAGCTTGGTCGTAACGCCTGACGGCACGCGCAAGGGGCACTCGTACTGGAAGAGCGGCTTCTACCGCATTGCCCGCGAGACCGGCATGCCCGTGACGCTCGGATACGTTGACCGCACGACGATGACGACGGGTCTCGGCCCGACGCTGGAACTCACCGGTGATCTGCCCGCCGACATGGACAAGATCCGCGCGTTTTACGCTGACAAGTCGGGCCTGCGCCCGGAGCACCGCGTAGAGCCGCGTCTGCGTGAAGAGCTCGCCCCCGAAGCCGCCGTCACCCCCGAAACCAGCACCCCCGAAGCCGCTGCACCCGAAACCGCCGAGTCTGCCCCGTAG
- a CDS encoding MmcQ/YjbR family DNA-binding protein translates to MATLSDVRRIAAELPGSEERATTGGAAWFVRNKIFAWEGHPWPSIPAAAREIIANELVLVVKISDQIEARALRHMNPAVFLPETTKWSEPKIAFRMEGIDVDHLGELVIEAWRLQAPQYLRREYDAQHPAVN, encoded by the coding sequence ATGGCGACCCTGAGCGACGTGCGGCGAATTGCAGCTGAGCTGCCCGGCAGCGAAGAGCGCGCCACAACGGGCGGTGCAGCCTGGTTTGTGCGTAACAAGATCTTCGCGTGGGAGGGCCATCCCTGGCCGAGCATTCCAGCGGCCGCGCGCGAAATCATCGCGAACGAACTCGTTCTTGTCGTTAAAATATCCGACCAGATTGAGGCCCGCGCGTTACGGCACATGAATCCCGCCGTCTTTCTGCCCGAAACGACGAAGTGGTCGGAACCAAAGATCGCGTTCCGCATGGAGGGGATCGACGTCGACCACTTGGGGGAGTTGGTCATCGAGGCGTGGCGCCTCCAAGCACCGCAATACTTGCGCCGCGAATACGACGCCCAACACCCCGCGGTCAATTAG
- a CDS encoding sulfurtransferase has translation MTLITPDELVALRQTGAGVCLLDVRWRLDEPEGRPAYLDGHIPGAIYVDLEAELAERPDPQWGRHPLPTHRRLQRAARRWGLQPDDIVVIYDDLQSVAAARAWWLLVNSSVADVRILDGGLRAWLAAGYDLVTGDAQPPPGTAILSPLTAPIVGIDRVDPPAPGTILLDVRAPERYRGAPATGERVSGHIPGAINLPTTTHLDAGRFRSPEVISRLFAAQGIGAQTQAIAYCGSGIAATHTIFAGWLIGLDIALFPGGWSQWQHARGRWAVEGDAADGTRTRI, from the coding sequence GTGACACTCATCACTCCGGACGAACTCGTGGCCCTCAGGCAAACGGGTGCCGGAGTATGTCTGCTTGACGTGCGGTGGCGCCTGGACGAGCCCGAGGGGCGTCCGGCATATCTAGATGGCCACATCCCGGGCGCGATCTACGTCGACCTGGAGGCAGAACTTGCCGAGCGGCCAGACCCGCAGTGGGGGCGGCATCCGTTGCCCACCCACCGCAGGCTGCAGCGCGCCGCACGACGATGGGGCCTCCAGCCCGACGACATTGTGGTCATCTACGACGACCTGCAGTCGGTTGCCGCGGCTCGTGCCTGGTGGCTCCTGGTGAACTCGTCGGTCGCCGACGTGCGCATCCTCGATGGCGGGCTTCGAGCCTGGCTCGCGGCCGGGTATGACCTGGTGACGGGGGATGCGCAGCCGCCACCTGGCACTGCGATTCTCAGCCCGCTCACGGCACCGATTGTCGGTATTGATCGCGTGGATCCGCCTGCACCCGGAACCATCCTGCTCGACGTGCGTGCGCCGGAGCGGTATCGGGGCGCACCGGCGACGGGGGAGCGCGTGAGCGGGCACATTCCGGGTGCCATCAATCTGCCAACGACCACCCACCTGGATGCCGGACGGTTCCGTTCTCCTGAGGTCATTTCGCGACTGTTCGCGGCACAGGGCATCGGAGCACAGACGCAGGCCATCGCCTATTGCGGTTCCGGTATCGCCGCCACCCACACGATCTTCGCGGGCTGGCTCATCGGCCTCGACATTGCGCTCTTTCCCGGCGGCTGGTCACAGTGGCAGCACGCCCGCGGGCGCTGGGCAGTCGAGGGCGACGCCGCAGACGGTACCCGCACGCGTATCTAG